Proteins encoded in a region of the Neodiprion virginianus isolate iyNeoVirg1 chromosome 2, iyNeoVirg1.1, whole genome shotgun sequence genome:
- the LOC124298630 gene encoding uncharacterized protein LOC124298630 isoform X4, giving the protein MHDWCMATQNKRANSKAVRDCLTALAAAFMRRLPQFCSSYFATFIPNSQLHSSNSITFSDVVRLTTRRQNHVEEQNNHIPLNSHGASVNLRPVTVSGTVEENRYRTPTVSSEQTLERIARSTIDSLQDLLQQHEERQKQCFLDFAMRIRKDHREDMTKLNNYAENRYQHFETVIKQMIKKEQDIERAYPYEKPPGFPLDSLEVFQEFEEDPERQRSLRHYLINVGGVTARDALNQFLKEAMTDSLTQKFSWTGKTVSDKENLRPLFNTCIGKVFFGFDDCLRRCLT; this is encoded by the exons ATGCATGATTGGTGTATGGCGACGCAAAACAAGCGAGCAAACAGCAAAGCTGTAAGGGACTGTCTAACAGCGCTTGCTGCAGCATTCATGCGACGTCTGCCGCAATTCTGTTCTTCGTACTTCGCAACCT TCATCCCAAATTCACAATTACACTCGAGCAACTCTATAACATTTAGCGATGTAGTACGACTAACCACAAGACGACAAAATCACGTGGAAGAGCAAAATAATCATATTCCTTTGAATTCACATGGAGCATCAGTGAATCTACGTCCGGTCACTGTATCAG GTACAGTTGAAGAAAATCGTTACCGTACACCGACTGTGTCTTCAGAGCAGACACTTGAGCGTATTGCCCGATCCACCATTGACAGTTTGCAAGATCTTCTTCAACAGCATGAGGAGCGACAAAAGCAATGCTTTCTAGACTTTGCAATGAGAATTCGAAAGGACCACCGTGAAGACATGACCAAGCTTAACAACTATGCAGAGAATCGTTACCAGCATTTCGAAACAGTTATCAA acaaatgattaaaaaagaGCAGGATATTGAACGGGCGTACCCATATGAGAAGCCACCAGGGTTCCCTCTTGATTCCTTGGAGGTATTCCAAGAGTTTGAAGAAGATCCTGAAAGACAACGATCTCTA AGACACTATCTTATTAACGTTGGTGGTGTCACAGCTAGAGATGCTCTCAACCAATTTTTGAAGGAAGCCATGACGGATAGCCTCACACAAAAATTCTCTTGGACTGGAAAGACTGTTTCAGATAAAGAGAATCTGCGACCGTTATTTAATACCTGTATCGGAAAGGTATTTTTTG GTTTCGATGATTGTTTACGCAGATGCCTTACGTGA
- the LOC124298630 gene encoding uncharacterized protein LOC124298630 isoform X2, with the protein MHDWCMATQNKRANSKAVRDCLTALAAAFMRRLPQFCSSYFATFIPNSQLHSSNSITFSDVVRLTTRRQNHVEEQNNHIPLNSHGASVNLRPVTVSGTVEENRYRTPTVSSEQTLERIARSTIDSLQDLLQQHEERQKQCFLDFAMRIRKDHREDMTKLNNYAENRYQHFETVIKQMIKKEQDIERAYPYEKPPGFPLDSLEVFQEFEEDPERQRSLRHYLINVGGVTARDALNQFLKEAMTDSLTQKFSWTGKTVSDALRECRTIPQPHDRTEFARLMQEAIRGAKQRLRDAKRRANRSVHVEGRRQKYMAEMANRYEVEHPGQ; encoded by the exons ATGCATGATTGGTGTATGGCGACGCAAAACAAGCGAGCAAACAGCAAAGCTGTAAGGGACTGTCTAACAGCGCTTGCTGCAGCATTCATGCGACGTCTGCCGCAATTCTGTTCTTCGTACTTCGCAACCT TCATCCCAAATTCACAATTACACTCGAGCAACTCTATAACATTTAGCGATGTAGTACGACTAACCACAAGACGACAAAATCACGTGGAAGAGCAAAATAATCATATTCCTTTGAATTCACATGGAGCATCAGTGAATCTACGTCCGGTCACTGTATCAG GTACAGTTGAAGAAAATCGTTACCGTACACCGACTGTGTCTTCAGAGCAGACACTTGAGCGTATTGCCCGATCCACCATTGACAGTTTGCAAGATCTTCTTCAACAGCATGAGGAGCGACAAAAGCAATGCTTTCTAGACTTTGCAATGAGAATTCGAAAGGACCACCGTGAAGACATGACCAAGCTTAACAACTATGCAGAGAATCGTTACCAGCATTTCGAAACAGTTATCAA acaaatgattaaaaaagaGCAGGATATTGAACGGGCGTACCCATATGAGAAGCCACCAGGGTTCCCTCTTGATTCCTTGGAGGTATTCCAAGAGTTTGAAGAAGATCCTGAAAGACAACGATCTCTA AGACACTATCTTATTAACGTTGGTGGTGTCACAGCTAGAGATGCTCTCAACCAATTTTTGAAGGAAGCCATGACGGATAGCCTCACACAAAAATTCTCTTGGACTGGAAAGACTGTTTCAG ATGCCTTACGTGAGTGTCGAACAATACCACAGCCACATGATCGTACAGAATTTGCGAGACTGATGCAAGAGGCAATTCGGGGCGCAAAACAAAGATTGCGGGATGCAAAACGACGTGCTAATCGCTCTGTCCACGTGGAGGGtcgcagacaaaaatatatggCTGAAATGGCTAATCGTTACGAGGTTGAACACCCAGGACAGTAA
- the LOC124298630 gene encoding uncharacterized protein LOC124298630 isoform X5: protein MHDWCMATQNKRANSKAVRDCLTALAAAFMRRLPQFCSSYFATFIPNSQLHSSNSITFSDVVRLTTRRQNHVEEQNNHIPLNSHGASVNLRPVTVSGTVEENRYRTPTVSSEQTLERIARSTIDSLQDLLQQHEERQKQCFLDFAMRIRKDHREDMTKLNNYAENRYQHFETVIKQMIKKEQDIERAYPYEKPPGFPLDSLEVFQEFEEDPERQRSLRHYLINVGGVTARDALNQFLKEAMTDSLTQKFSWTGKTVSGFDDCLRRCLT, encoded by the exons ATGCATGATTGGTGTATGGCGACGCAAAACAAGCGAGCAAACAGCAAAGCTGTAAGGGACTGTCTAACAGCGCTTGCTGCAGCATTCATGCGACGTCTGCCGCAATTCTGTTCTTCGTACTTCGCAACCT TCATCCCAAATTCACAATTACACTCGAGCAACTCTATAACATTTAGCGATGTAGTACGACTAACCACAAGACGACAAAATCACGTGGAAGAGCAAAATAATCATATTCCTTTGAATTCACATGGAGCATCAGTGAATCTACGTCCGGTCACTGTATCAG GTACAGTTGAAGAAAATCGTTACCGTACACCGACTGTGTCTTCAGAGCAGACACTTGAGCGTATTGCCCGATCCACCATTGACAGTTTGCAAGATCTTCTTCAACAGCATGAGGAGCGACAAAAGCAATGCTTTCTAGACTTTGCAATGAGAATTCGAAAGGACCACCGTGAAGACATGACCAAGCTTAACAACTATGCAGAGAATCGTTACCAGCATTTCGAAACAGTTATCAA acaaatgattaaaaaagaGCAGGATATTGAACGGGCGTACCCATATGAGAAGCCACCAGGGTTCCCTCTTGATTCCTTGGAGGTATTCCAAGAGTTTGAAGAAGATCCTGAAAGACAACGATCTCTA AGACACTATCTTATTAACGTTGGTGGTGTCACAGCTAGAGATGCTCTCAACCAATTTTTGAAGGAAGCCATGACGGATAGCCTCACACAAAAATTCTCTTGGACTGGAAAGACTGTTTCAG GTTTCGATGATTGTTTACGCAGATGCCTTACGTGA
- the LOC124298630 gene encoding uncharacterized protein LOC124298630 isoform X1 has translation MHDWCMATQNKRANSKAVRDCLTALAAAFMRRLPQFCSSYFATFIPNSQLHSSNSITFSDVVRLTTRRQNHVEEQNNHIPLNSHGASVNLRPVTVSGTVEENRYRTPTVSSEQTLERIARSTIDSLQDLLQQHEERQKQCFLDFAMRIRKDHREDMTKLNNYAENRYQHFETVIKQMIKKEQDIERAYPYEKPPGFPLDSLEVFQEFEEDPERQRSLRHYLINVGGVTARDALNQFLKEAMTDSLTQKFSWTGKTVSDKENLRPLFNTCIGKVFFDALRECRTIPQPHDRTEFARLMQEAIRGAKQRLRDAKRRANRSVHVEGRRQKYMAEMANRYEVEHPGQ, from the exons ATGCATGATTGGTGTATGGCGACGCAAAACAAGCGAGCAAACAGCAAAGCTGTAAGGGACTGTCTAACAGCGCTTGCTGCAGCATTCATGCGACGTCTGCCGCAATTCTGTTCTTCGTACTTCGCAACCT TCATCCCAAATTCACAATTACACTCGAGCAACTCTATAACATTTAGCGATGTAGTACGACTAACCACAAGACGACAAAATCACGTGGAAGAGCAAAATAATCATATTCCTTTGAATTCACATGGAGCATCAGTGAATCTACGTCCGGTCACTGTATCAG GTACAGTTGAAGAAAATCGTTACCGTACACCGACTGTGTCTTCAGAGCAGACACTTGAGCGTATTGCCCGATCCACCATTGACAGTTTGCAAGATCTTCTTCAACAGCATGAGGAGCGACAAAAGCAATGCTTTCTAGACTTTGCAATGAGAATTCGAAAGGACCACCGTGAAGACATGACCAAGCTTAACAACTATGCAGAGAATCGTTACCAGCATTTCGAAACAGTTATCAA acaaatgattaaaaaagaGCAGGATATTGAACGGGCGTACCCATATGAGAAGCCACCAGGGTTCCCTCTTGATTCCTTGGAGGTATTCCAAGAGTTTGAAGAAGATCCTGAAAGACAACGATCTCTA AGACACTATCTTATTAACGTTGGTGGTGTCACAGCTAGAGATGCTCTCAACCAATTTTTGAAGGAAGCCATGACGGATAGCCTCACACAAAAATTCTCTTGGACTGGAAAGACTGTTTCAGATAAAGAGAATCTGCGACCGTTATTTAATACCTGTATCGGAAAGGTATTTTTTG ATGCCTTACGTGAGTGTCGAACAATACCACAGCCACATGATCGTACAGAATTTGCGAGACTGATGCAAGAGGCAATTCGGGGCGCAAAACAAAGATTGCGGGATGCAAAACGACGTGCTAATCGCTCTGTCCACGTGGAGGGtcgcagacaaaaatatatggCTGAAATGGCTAATCGTTACGAGGTTGAACACCCAGGACAGTAA
- the LOC124298630 gene encoding uncharacterized protein LOC124298630 isoform X3, which translates to MHDWCMATQNKRANSKAVRDCLTALAAAFMRRLPQFCSSYFATFIPNSQLHSSNSITFSDVVRLTTRRQNHVEEQNNHIPLNSHGASVNLRPVTVSGTVEENRYRTPTVSSEQTLERIARSTIDSLQDLLQQHEERQKQCFLDFAMRIRKDHREDMTKLNNYAENRYQHFETVIKQMIKKEQDIERAYPYEKPPGFPLDSLEVFQEFEEDPERQRSLRHYLINVGGVTARDALNQFLKEAMTDSLTQKFSWTGKTVSDKENLRPLFNTCIGKMPYVSVEQYHSHMIVQNLRD; encoded by the exons ATGCATGATTGGTGTATGGCGACGCAAAACAAGCGAGCAAACAGCAAAGCTGTAAGGGACTGTCTAACAGCGCTTGCTGCAGCATTCATGCGACGTCTGCCGCAATTCTGTTCTTCGTACTTCGCAACCT TCATCCCAAATTCACAATTACACTCGAGCAACTCTATAACATTTAGCGATGTAGTACGACTAACCACAAGACGACAAAATCACGTGGAAGAGCAAAATAATCATATTCCTTTGAATTCACATGGAGCATCAGTGAATCTACGTCCGGTCACTGTATCAG GTACAGTTGAAGAAAATCGTTACCGTACACCGACTGTGTCTTCAGAGCAGACACTTGAGCGTATTGCCCGATCCACCATTGACAGTTTGCAAGATCTTCTTCAACAGCATGAGGAGCGACAAAAGCAATGCTTTCTAGACTTTGCAATGAGAATTCGAAAGGACCACCGTGAAGACATGACCAAGCTTAACAACTATGCAGAGAATCGTTACCAGCATTTCGAAACAGTTATCAA acaaatgattaaaaaagaGCAGGATATTGAACGGGCGTACCCATATGAGAAGCCACCAGGGTTCCCTCTTGATTCCTTGGAGGTATTCCAAGAGTTTGAAGAAGATCCTGAAAGACAACGATCTCTA AGACACTATCTTATTAACGTTGGTGGTGTCACAGCTAGAGATGCTCTCAACCAATTTTTGAAGGAAGCCATGACGGATAGCCTCACACAAAAATTCTCTTGGACTGGAAAGACTGTTTCAGATAAAGAGAATCTGCGACCGTTATTTAATACCTGTATCGGAAAG ATGCCTTACGTGAGTGTCGAACAATACCACAGCCACATGATCGTACAGAATTTGCGAGACTGA
- the LOC124298629 gene encoding uncharacterized protein LOC124298629 produces MFTNEVQEVFASGGIHFKNHLVKIKFRCFIADAPARAFILNHKGHMSSKPCSKCKVIGSRFEGRMIFRGTDHCLRTDIEYDQELEDDHHKEGGSPLTLLRIGRVTGVPYDEMHLVFLGVMKKLIEAGVDGKFSRAAKWSGRQISVISSRLKDIGKLCPREFSRPPRPISEFKRYKATEFRQFLLYTGPVVLYGVLESDYYLHFLLLHIAIRILSTSSASPEDLLFAEYALKLFVTSAEDLYGPAFLSYNVHGLLHLVDGYRRFGALDSFSAFPYENNMPIFRKYVRNQHCPLQQFARRLMERDCYTTFNKVSHSHENRLLGMHNAGPLPENCDASARQFAKLKSGKKIFSINDGNNTVMLKDGSLCEICNILDIGGHQVLVARKFNTVQNLYNLGRSSSSVGIFKCTNVSSDIELVAVSDVAAKCYRMPLWSGTGTNSNRVVVVIMTLLHHA; encoded by the coding sequence ATGTTCACAAATGAAGTCCAAGAGGTTTTCGCCAGCGGTGGTATCCATTTCAAGAATCatttagtaaaaataaaattcagatgcTTCATAGCTGATGCTCCGGCTAGAGCTTTTATATTAAACCACAAAGGACACATGTCTTCAAAACCGTGCTCTAAATGCAAAGTTATAGGCTCAAGGTTCGAAGGTAGAATGATATTCCGAGGTACTGACCACTGTTTGCGAACTGACATAGAATACGACCAGGAACTTGAAGACGATCACCACAAGGAGGGAGGCAGCCCTCTCACTCTTCTTAGAATAGGTAGGGTAACAGGTGTACCATATGATGAAATGCACCTTGTATTCTTAGGGGTAATGAAGAAACTGATCGAAGCTGGGGTTGACGGTAAGTTTTCTCGTGCTGCAAAGTGGTCAGGCCGACAAATCAGTGTAATATCTTCACGTCTAAAAGATATTGGAAAACTATGTCCACGAGAGTTCTCACGTCCTCCTAGGCCAATTTCTGAATTCAAACGCTACAAAGCAACTGAGTTTCGCCAGTTCCTCTTGTATACTGGCCCTGTCGTGCTATATGGTGTATTAGAATCTGACTACTACCTACACTTCCTGCTTCTTCATATAGCTATTCGCATACTTTCAACTTCGTCCGCATCACCTGAAGATCTTTTATTCGCAGAATATGCTTTGAAATTGTTCGTCACATCTGCAGAAGACTTATATGGCCCAGCATTTCTGAGTTACAATGTACATGGTCTGTTGCATCTGGTTGACGGTTACCGACGATTTGGTGCTCTAGATTCATTTTCCGCTTTTCCATATGAAAATAACATGCCTATCTTTCGTAAATATGTAAGGAACCAACATTGTCCTCTTCAGCAATTTGCTCGGCGACTGATGGAGCGTGATTGTTATACAACATTTAATAAAGTATCCCACAGCCATGAAAACAGATTATTAGGAATGCACAACGCTGGACCCCTTCCTGAGAATTGCGATGCAAGTGCCAGGCAATTCGCTAAATTGAAAtctggcaaaaaaattttcagtattaATGACGGTAACAACACTGTTATGCTTAAAGATGGATCTCTTTGTGAGATTTGTAACATTCTAGATATAGGTGGTCATCAGGTTCTCGTAGCTAGAAAGTTTAATactgtacaaaatttatacaatctTGGCAGATCATCATCGTCCGTAGGAATTTTCAAATGTACTAATGTCTCGAGTGATATTGAATTAGTGGCAGTGTCAGACGTCGCAGCAAAATGTTATCGTATGCCGCTTTGGTCTGGTACTGGCACAAATTCAAATAGAGTTGTGGTTGTAATAATGACCCTGTTGCATCATGCTTGA
- the LOC124298628 gene encoding probable ATP-dependent RNA helicase DDX47 yields the protein MASTSALEIDPEETVVDVTWKDLGIVDSLCQACEELKWKTPSKIQKEAIPLTLQGKDVIGLAETGSGKTGAFALPILQALLENPQRYFALILTPTRELAFQISEQFEALGASIGVKCAVIVGGMDMMSQALTLAKKPHILIATPGRLVDHLENTKGFNLRSLKYLVMDEADRILNMDFEVEVDKILRVIPRERRTLLFSATMTKKVQKLQRASLQNPVKVEVSTKYQTVEKLQQSYIFIPAKFKDVYLVHILNELAGNSFMIFCATCNNTLRTALLLRNLGFMAVPLHGQMSQNKRLAALTKFKAKNRSVLISTDVASRGLDIPHVDIVINFDIPTHSKDYIHRVGRTARAGRSGRAITFVTQYDVELYQRIEQLISKKLPLYTTQEDEVMVLQERVSEAHRMVKMEMKDIEDNKKSGKGKKRKGGGDNDDDTEQSIGVRKRVKGKGFKGKRKG from the exons atgGCATCAACGAGTGCCTTAGAGATCGATCCTGAAGAAACCGTTGTGGATGTTACTTGGAAAGATTTG GGCATTGTCGACTCGCTTTGTCAGGCGTGTGAAGAACTGAAATGGAAAACACCATCAAAGATCCAAAAGGAAGCTATACCCTTAACACTCCAAG GAAAGGATGTGATAGGCTTGGCAGAAACCGGTTCTGGAAAAACAGGAGCCTTTGCACTTCCGATATTACAAGCTTTGTTGGAAAATCCGCAGAGATATTTCGCTCTTATTTTGACGCCCACCAGAGAGTTAGCATTTCAAATATCAGAACAGTTTGAAGCACTAG GTGCCAGTATTGGCGTGAAATGTGCTGTTATTGTAGGCGGAATGGACATGATGTCTCAGGCCTTGACTTTGGCTAAAAAACCCCACATTCTGATTGCAACACCTGGAAGACTTGTCGACCACCTTGAAAATACCAAGGGATTTAATTTACGTTCGCTTAAATATTTG GTGATGGATGAGGCTGACCGTATATTGAACATGGACTTTGAAGTTGAggttgataaaatattaagGGTAATTCCACGAGAGAGAAGGACATTACTATTTTCGGCAACAATGACgaaaaaagtacaaaagtTACAGCGAGCTTCTTTGCAAAATCCTGTAAAGGTTGAAGTATCCACTAAGTACcaaactgttgaaaaattgcaacaaTCTTACATCTTCATTCCTGCTAAATTCAAG GACGTGTACCTGGTTCACATATTGAATGAATTGGCAGGAAATAGTTTTATGATATTCTGCGCCACCTGCAACAATACACTCAGAACAGCCCTCCTATTACGAAATCTTGGGTTCATGGCTGTTCCCTTGCATGGACAGATGTCACAGAATAAACGACTAGCTGCCCTGACAAAATTCAAGGCTAAAAACAGATCTGTCCTAATATCAACCGATGTAGCTAGTAG GGGTCTGGATATTCCTCATGTCGATATTGTTATTAACTTTGACATACCGACACACAGCAAAGACTACATCCATCGAGTTGGAAGAACTGCTAGAGCAGGTCGATCCGGTAGGGCAATTACGTTTGTTACACAATATGACGTTGAACTTTATCAACGAATAGAGCAATTAATATCGAAAAAGTTACCTCTTTATACAACACAAGAAGACGAAGTTATGGTACTCCAAGAAAGAGTATCAGAAGCTCATCGTATGGTAAAAATG GAAATGAAGGACATTGAGGACAATAAAAAGTCTGGTAAAGGAAAAAAGAGGAAAGGTGGCGgtgacaacgacgacgacacAGAGCAATCGATTGGTGTTAGGAAAAGAGTAAAAGGCAAAGGATtcaaaggaaaaagaaaaggctGA